Within the Nasonia vitripennis strain AsymCx chromosome 2 unlocalized genomic scaffold, Nvit_psr_1.1 chr2_random0009, whole genome shotgun sequence genome, the region TGTGAAAAAAGCCAAGGGCATAAAATCGAGTGTTGTGAAGAAAACAATCACGTtcgaagattatcgaaaatgtcttgaagaacaaattattgttaaacgtGTGCAGTGCAACATTCGCTCTAAATTGCATGTAGTGCATActgaaaaacagaataaaatagCAATAAGTCCGCATGATGATAAAAGATACTTATTACCTCATAGCACAgacactttgtttttgaggAACTATTGAGGAACAGATGGCGCTGGCTGTAATTCAAATGGAGGGGGATGAAAAAATGGCtgatacaagagaagaaagagtGGGGAGATGGAAGTGGAGAAGGGGTATGAAGCGACCAATACTGaagaagaaagcgagagagcaatGGAGAGAGGGAACGAAGTGACCAATGAAAACAGTGCAGCACGAGTGGGGGTGACACTTTATAGCGATACAGGTGAACAAATCATTATCGAATACGATGTTTGTGAGGAGCTAATGCACGAATGGAATCCATCGATGGAGGGGGCATCTTCCGATAGAAGGGATATTCTACAAGAGGCGATGGAAGGGGCAGACATCATGGTGGGGAATGGGCTATATCAACCGACGCAGCACGGTGAAGAGCACATTCGAGCAGTCGAGCTTGAAAATTACCTGCCTTTGGAGAAGAAACCAAGACTCACTTAACATTTCCAAGTAAGTTCATAGCTGATTCTcactatttttcttcccaaAGAAAGTATTTTCTCTAATAcaaattcttatatttttacttttcagaATGGATCTATCTGCACTTAACAAAATTGCTGAGCGCGAGTTCTTGCCCAAGAAGAAAGCCACGGACTTAGAAAAAGATCATGCATACATGGTGACTGCGCTCAAGGAAGTAAA harbors:
- the LOC116416520 gene encoding uncharacterized protein LOC116416520; this encodes MGYINRRSTVKSTFEQSSLKITCLWRRNQDSLNISKMDLSALNKIAEREFLPKKKATDLEKDHAYMVTALKEVKTRFGTKIVAEIDDSFQIFLPEKISSAILKDQELFNNLSNTANKLSLFITY